GACGACATAAAGTACGATTCGAGAAGCTCCTTCTCGCTCTGGGTTAACCACAGGGACACCTTTACGGGAATAACCGACGTTGACAGAGCGCTGACAATAAGGAGAATTGGAGAAGTGGTTGACGAGGTTATGATGGGCAAAAAGGTTGATTTTGGCAGGGAGTTCAGAAGTCCGGGGCACGTTGCGCTGCTGAGGGCTGCGGACAAGCTAACCTACGAGAGGGTGGGGCAAACTGAGCTCAGCGTTGCCCTTGCGGAGATGGCTGGAATAGCTCCAGCAGTGGCGATCTGCGAGATGCTGGATGCTGAGACTGGCAAGGCTCTGACTAAGGAGAAGGCCATGGAGTATGCGGAGGAGAAGGGCATACCGTTCATCGACGGGAGGACGATAGTTGAGCACTACCGGAAATTCAGGGAGGTTGAGGTGAGCCTGTTCGTCTAAACCTTTCTCGAAGGTTTTCGGGGATACGGTTATATCTCCTGAACTCCTTCTAATTTCATGTTCCAGTCAGACTTAAAGCTGATAGTGTTCCAGCACGGATTTTTCGGGGAGCGCTTTGTGGCCAACCTGATGAACTATCCCAACTCCTGCCCGTCTTACGGGGCATGTGGAATTGATGGCTGCACACAGTGCAAGGAGGGGCTTTACAACTTCTCCAAAAACATAATAGCCGTTTTTTCGATGCCCGACCCGACAACAATGCCCGACTTCATTGAGAACGCTGAAGACTTTTTGCCAAAGGTTATTCCAGAAGCAGACATTGCGGTTGCGATCAACCTCCATCCTGACGTTCTCGCAGTAATGCCTGAAAAGCTTAAGGGGAAGGTTAAGGCCCTCATTGTTCCCGTTGAGGAGCCAAGGTGGTGCTCTCCCGGCCTGGCGAAGCAGATAAGGGAGAAGTGCGACGAGCTTGGCCTTGAGTTTGCCGCCCCAAAGCCCTTCTGCAATCTAAGGCCAAGTGAGGAACATCCAACAATTAACAGAATGATTGAGGAGATGAGAATCGGCTACCCTGAGTTCGAAATTGAGCTGCTTGAAGACGGCAAAGCCTACGTGAGAATCTCAAGGTCTCAACCGTGCGGCTGTGCGTACTACATAGGAGTAAAGCTCAGGGGATTCGACTTCAGTGAGGTGAAGGAGGGAAAAATGAGGGAGCTCTGGAATGTTGTTGCTGAAGCCCACCACAGCTATCCCTGCACCGCAAGCATGGAGAGGGACAACGAATACAATGAAACTCTGCTCCACGTCGGTGGTTACATAGCGAGGCACGCTGTAAACAGAGCTTTGGGCTATGAGGGGGATGAGGATATTCCTGAGCACATCAAACACATCGTTCTCTGAACCTTTTTGGCAGCTTTACGACAAACATTGCCCCGCTCGGCTCGTTGTCCCTGACCTCTATGCTTCCTCCATAGAGCTCAACCATCTTTTTGACGATGAAAAGGCCCAAGCCTGTGCCATAACCTGCGGAGAATCCCTCCTCGAAAATCTTCTCCTTAAGCTCATCTGGGATGCCCTTTCCGTTGTCCCTGACAACGAGCACACCCCATCCGTTTTCAGCGTAGGTCTCCACGCTTATCTTCACATCATCCCTGCCTGAGTGCTTTATCGCATTGTTGATGAGGTTGAAGACCACAGTTCTGACATTCTCGTTAGCCAAAACCGTCACGTCCTCAAGGTCAAGATCGATCTCAGCCATTTCTCTGAAGGTTGCAGCAATCTCTCGAACAACTTCTGTAAGATTTATCTCCTTCCTTACATCTCCAGCCATTTCAAGATTTTTCACCTCGTAAATCATCCTCGAAATCCTGTCTATCTTTGAAAGTGCAGTTTCAAGCAGCTTTTCATCTTTAAGCTCAATGGCAGCCCTTATTACGGTTAAATCGTTGAGAATGTCGTGTCTAAGCATTTTGTTTAGCAGCGATAGGTGCTCGCTCTTCCTCCTCAGCTCATCGGTCAGAATGTGTATTCTGGTTGTGTCCAAAGCCGTTGAGGCGACAGCTGGTTTTCCATCGTAATCAATTCTCACAAGCCTGACCGTTACCCATCTGACCTCTCCGCTCTTCGTCACTATCCTAAAGCTGATGTCTTCCGCCCTGCTTATGCCCGACTCCACTTCCCGATACTTTTTCGAGACGAAGTCCCTGTCTTCGGGGTGTATCAGCAGTTCAAGGCCTTCCAATTCGCTAAGCTCATGCTTTCCAAAGCCGGTAACGCTCTCGAAAGCCTCGTTGGCGTAAACAATCCTGCCGCTCTGGACTATGTGAATGGGCGCCAAGGACTTCTCAATCAGCGACCTGTGGAACTCCTCGCTTTTCTTCAATTCTGTGATGTCGATTGCGGTTATAGCTACTGCAGATCTGCCGTTCAAAGATATCCTGCTTCCCCTAACGCTCGCCCATATCTCTCTTCCCGATTTTGAGAATACTCTGAAATCGTGGGACTCCACATCGCTTTCTCCGGAAATAAGCCTTAGGTACTTCTCCAGAACTGCATTCCTGTCATCGGGATGTATGAAAAACTCGAAAGGATTTACTCCGTTCAATTCCTCC
The nucleotide sequence above comes from Archaeoglobus fulgidus DSM 4304. Encoded proteins:
- the ribB gene encoding 3,4-dihydroxy-2-butanone-4-phosphate synthase — its product is MILDFEESLRAFRKGSPVLIYDFEDREGETDIAIPAIHVGKDEVAMMRIDGGGLICVAIHPVAAEKLGLPFMHDVLRIASEKLPEIRKVADADDIKYDSRSSFSLWVNHRDTFTGITDVDRALTIRRIGEVVDEVMMGKKVDFGREFRSPGHVALLRAADKLTYERVGQTELSVALAEMAGIAPAVAICEMLDAETGKALTKEKAMEYAEEKGIPFIDGRTIVEHYRKFREVEVSLFV
- a CDS encoding DUF166 domain-containing protein, with product MFQSDLKLIVFQHGFFGERFVANLMNYPNSCPSYGACGIDGCTQCKEGLYNFSKNIIAVFSMPDPTTMPDFIENAEDFLPKVIPEADIAVAINLHPDVLAVMPEKLKGKVKALIVPVEEPRWCSPGLAKQIREKCDELGLEFAAPKPFCNLRPSEEHPTINRMIEEMRIGYPEFEIELLEDGKAYVRISRSQPCGCAYYIGVKLRGFDFSEVKEGKMRELWNVVAEAHHSYPCTASMERDNEYNETLLHVGGYIARHAVNRALGYEGDEDIPEHIKHIVL
- a CDS encoding PAS domain S-box protein, translating into MNSIVINNSGFWKEVVENSLVGVFVVDEDLKIRYVNKIVETFTGYSKDEIYRIGVFRLAPEEEHEMIIQNYLKGLKGEKVFMENRYITKDGKVRWVWGFIVPVEIEGKRFGVGNWIDITANKMLQARLKESEEFHRSLIEESVAPVAIVQDGVFVYANRAFEEITGYTREELNGVNPFEFFIHPDDRNAVLEKYLRLISGESDVESHDFRVFSKSGREIWASVRGSRISLNGRSAVAITAIDITELKKSEEFHRSLIEKSLAPIHIVQSGRIVYANEAFESVTGFGKHELSELEGLELLIHPEDRDFVSKKYREVESGISRAEDISFRIVTKSGEVRWVTVRLVRIDYDGKPAVASTALDTTRIHILTDELRRKSEHLSLLNKMLRHDILNDLTVIRAAIELKDEKLLETALSKIDRISRMIYEVKNLEMAGDVRKEINLTEVVREIAATFREMAEIDLDLEDVTVLANENVRTVVFNLINNAIKHSGRDDVKISVETYAENGWGVLVVRDNGKGIPDELKEKIFEEGFSAGYGTGLGLFIVKKMVELYGGSIEVRDNEPSGAMFVVKLPKRFRERCV